GAAGAGATCGTCCCGGCCGGCTTCCCGACCTCTTACCGCGCGTGGCACCCGTTCGGCATCTTCGCCTGCATCCAGAGCGCCGACGCTGTCGTCGTTCCGAATCGCGCCAACAGTTTCAGTCTGGCGAAGTCGTCGAACCGCTCGACCCTCGCGCTCTCCCTCGGCGTGCCCGTGGCGGCGACCATGTCGGCGTCTCTGGCGCCGCTCGAGGCCGCGCTCTATGGGGACGAGTGGGCGGCCTCCCTGGCGGCGATCTTCTCCCGGCCGGAGGAAGCCCGGCGCCGGGTTGCGTTGGGCCGGGCCGCGATCGAGAGCGAGTTCAGCGGGCCTTCGGTGGCGTCCCGACGCGAGGATATCCTGAGGTCGGTCCTCGGCGAGCTGAGCGGGGCGGCGGCCCATCGGGACGATGTCCAAAGCTTCGGCACGGGAGCCGGGGCCGGAATCGGGCGCCGGGCGGCGCCTCAGGCATAGGGGATCGGGTCGTGCAGGTTCGCGAAACCAGGATACCGGAGGTCAAGATCCTCGAGCCGAAAAAGTTCGGCGACGAGCGCGGCTTCTTCTCCGAGACCTACAACAGTGCGGCCCTTTCCGCGGCCGGCATCGACGAGACCTTCGTTCAGGACAATCACTCCCTGTCCCGCGAGGTGGGCGTGGTGCGCGGTCTCCACTTCCAGACGCCGCCCTACGCCCAGGCAAAGCTTCTGCGGGTGGTCCGCGGTGCGGTCTTCGACGTGGTGGTCGACCTGCGTCGCGAGTCGCCGACCTACAAGCAGCACGTCTCCTGGGTGATCAGCGCCAAGGATTGGAACCAGATCTTCGTCCCGGTCGGCTTCGCGCACGGCTTCTGCACCTTGGAACCCGATACCGAAGTGCTCTACAAGGTCAGCGCGCTCTACGCGCCGGACCACGAGGGGGGTGTTCAGTGGAACGATCCCGATCTGGGAATCGATTGGCCGGTCGAGCCGGGGAAGGCAGTTCTGTCCGACAAGGACCGGGCCTTACCCCGCCTGCGCGAGATCGCGGCGACCTTGCCGTTCTGAGCCGACCGGCCACCATGACTGAAAGGAAGAGATCCAAGTGAAACGCGTTATCGTCACCGGCGGCGCGGGATTCATCGGCTCGGCGGTGGTCCGCCACCTGCTCTCGCAACCCGGCTTCGAGGTCCTCAATATCGACAAGCTGACCTACGCGGCCAACCTCGACTCGCTGCGCGACGTAGCCGACAACGCGCGCTATCGCTTTCTGCAGGCCGACGTCGCCGACCGTCAGCGCATGAGCCAGGCCTTCGCGGACTTCCGGCCCCACGCCGTCATGCATCTGGCCGCGGAGTCCCACGTCGACCGTTCGATCGACGGTCCCGAGGTCTTCGTCCACTCCAACGTGGTCGGCACCGTCTCCCTGCTGATCGCCGCCCTGGACTACTGGCGCGGTCTCGAAGGGCCCGATGCCGCGGCCTTCCGCTTTCACCACGTCTCGACCGACGAGGTTTTCGGCGACCTGGGCGAGACCGGCGCCTTCACGGAAGACAGCCCCTACCAGCCGAGCTCGCCCTATTCGGCCAGCAAGGCGGCGGCGGACCACTTCGTCCGGGCCTGGGCGCGCACCTACGGCCTGCCGGTAGTGCTCAGCAACTGTTCGAACAACTACGGGCCGTTCCATTTCCCCGAGAAGCTGATCCCGCTGATCATCATGAAGTGCCTGGGGGGCGAGGCCATCCCGGTCTACGGCGATGGGTCCCAGGTGCGCGACTGGCTCTACGTGGAGGACCACGCCCGCGCCCTGCAAGCCGTGATGGAGCGCGGCGAGCCCGGCGACAGCTACAACATCGGCGGCGACGCGGAGCGCACCAACCTCGCCGTGGTCCACACGGTCTGCGATATCCTGGACCGGCACCGGCCACGGCAAGAGGGCCGCCACCGGGACCTCATCACCTTCGTGCCCGACCGCCCCGGCCACGATCGCCGCTATGCGATGGATTTCTCCAAGGCCGAGCAGACGCTCGGGTGGCGGCCCCAGGAGAGCTTCGAAAGCGGGATCGAGAAGACGGTCCAGTGGTACCTCGACAACGGCTGGTGGTGGGAGCCGATCCTGGCGGGACGCTACGCGGGCGAACGCCTCGGGCTCGCGGCGGCCGGCAAGAAGGCCTCGGGGCAAGGTGGCTGACCCTCTGCGCATCCTGGTGACCGGCGCCGGCGGGCAGGTCGGCAGCGAGTTGCTGCGCCTGAGCTGGCCCGGCGACGTCCTGGTCGAGGGCCGGAGCCGGTCGGCACTGGACGTCTGCGACCGTGACGCCGTCCAGGCGACCTTGGCCGAAGGCTACGACGTGGTGATCAACGCGGCTGCCTATACCGCCGTCGACCGGGCGGAGGAGGAGGCGGCGGCCGCGGAACGCGTGAACCGCGAGGCCGTCGGCTACCTGGCCGAGGCCTGCGCGGGTACCGGCGCCGCGATGATCCATATCTCGACCGACTACGTCTTCGACGGCGCCAAGGCGTCGCCCTACCTGGAGACCGATCCGGTGCGGCCGCTCGGCGTCTACGGCCGCAGCAAGGCGGCGGGCGAGGAGGTCCTGCGGGCCGCCCTGCCGCGGCACGTCATCCTGCGCACGGCCTGGGTCTATGGCATCCAGGGCGGGAACTTCGTGAAGACCATGCTCCGCCTGGCGGCAGAACGCGACGAACTGCGGGTCGTGGCGGACCAGCAAGGCTCGCCGACCTCGGCGGCCGACCTGGCGGCGGC
This genomic interval from Kiloniellales bacterium contains the following:
- the rfbC gene encoding dTDP-4-dehydrorhamnose 3,5-epimerase codes for the protein MQVRETRIPEVKILEPKKFGDERGFFSETYNSAALSAAGIDETFVQDNHSLSREVGVVRGLHFQTPPYAQAKLLRVVRGAVFDVVVDLRRESPTYKQHVSWVISAKDWNQIFVPVGFAHGFCTLEPDTEVLYKVSALYAPDHEGGVQWNDPDLGIDWPVEPGKAVLSDKDRALPRLREIAATLPF
- the rfbB gene encoding dTDP-glucose 4,6-dehydratase encodes the protein MKRVIVTGGAGFIGSAVVRHLLSQPGFEVLNIDKLTYAANLDSLRDVADNARYRFLQADVADRQRMSQAFADFRPHAVMHLAAESHVDRSIDGPEVFVHSNVVGTVSLLIAALDYWRGLEGPDAAAFRFHHVSTDEVFGDLGETGAFTEDSPYQPSSPYSASKAAADHFVRAWARTYGLPVVLSNCSNNYGPFHFPEKLIPLIIMKCLGGEAIPVYGDGSQVRDWLYVEDHARALQAVMERGEPGDSYNIGGDAERTNLAVVHTVCDILDRHRPRQEGRHRDLITFVPDRPGHDRRYAMDFSKAEQTLGWRPQESFESGIEKTVQWYLDNGWWWEPILAGRYAGERLGLAAAGKKASGQGG
- the rfbD gene encoding dTDP-4-dehydrorhamnose reductase, which encodes MADPLRILVTGAGGQVGSELLRLSWPGDVLVEGRSRSALDVCDRDAVQATLAEGYDVVINAAAYTAVDRAEEEAAAAERVNREAVGYLAEACAGTGAAMIHISTDYVFDGAKASPYLETDPVRPLGVYGRSKAAGEEVLRAALPRHVILRTAWVYGIQGGNFVKTMLRLAAERDELRVVADQQGSPTSAADLAAAIATVAAQTARVEEGGGGASPWGTYHCTNAGVTTWHDFAEEIVRLAAPSLGRTPRVTPITTAEYPTPATRPANSTLACDKLESRFGVTMRPWQEALAEVIRALCGTSMEATN